In a genomic window of Rhinoraja longicauda isolate Sanriku21f chromosome 23, sRhiLon1.1, whole genome shotgun sequence:
- the gpr22a gene encoding G-protein coupled receptor 22, with translation MQSEINLTVHDETMHIDDNADWTLDYPSSFQATLTGFLILEIVLGLSSNLTVLGLYCMKSNLINSVSNIITMNLHILDAVICVGCIPLTVIVTLLSLEKEALICNFHEACISFTGVATAANVLAITLDRYDISVKPANRILTMGRAIMLLTSVWIASFSAFTIPFIEVNLFGLQGNQSIWRNKTILCSGVDEYQNELGIYYHLLIQIPIFSFTVIVMLITYRKILQALNIKIGSRFSTRQNKRKRKKTIPLTIQQENTNQTENSRRQNIKLGVRTSVSVIIALRRIVKQHRERRERQKRVFRMSLLIISSFLICWTPLSILNTIIIYKGLSEGMVKLRLCFLILAYGTTIFHPLLYAFARQKFQKVLRSKMKKRVVSVVEADLSPNNAVIHNPYLNPKKSKK, from the coding sequence ATGCAATCAGAAATTAATCTGACGGTTCACGATGAGACAATGCATATTGATGACAATGCAGATTGGACCCTTGACTACCCATCAAGTTTTCAGGCAACTCTTACGGGATTTTTGATACTGGAAATTGTGTTGGGACTCAGCAGCAACTTGACAGTACTGGGACTTTACTGCATGAAGTCAAACCTGATTAATTCAGTCAGTAACATTATCACAATGAACTTGCATATACTAGATGCTGTTATATGTGTTGGATGCATTCCCCTTACAGTAATTGTCACTCTCCTTTCATTGGAGAAAGAAGCTTTGATTTGCAATTTTCATGAAGCCTGCATTTCTTTTACTGGTGTAGCAACAGCAGCGAATGTCCTTGCAATCACTTTGGATCGTTATGACATTTCAGTTAAGCCAGCCAATCGGATTTTGACTATGGGAAGAGCAATAATGTTACTAACATCGGTGTGGATTGCATCCTTTTCTGCATTTACAATTCCTTTCATTGAAGTCAATTTATTTGGCCTACAGGGCAATCAAAGCATCTGGAGAAATAAAACAATCTTATGCTCTGGTGTAGATGAATATCAGAATGAACTGGGAATATATTACCATCTCTTAATTCAGATTCCTATTTTTTCCTTCACGGTTATTGTAATGTTGATAACCTACAGAAAAATACTTCAAGCCTTGAACATCAAAATAGGTTCACGATTTTCAACTAGAcagaacaaaagaaaaagaaaaaagaccatTCCGCTAACTATACAACAAGAAAATACTAATCAAACAGAAAATAGCAGAAGACAAAACATAAAACTTGGAGTAAGAACTTCAGTCTCTGTAATAATTGCTCTAAGAAGAATTGTTAAGCAGCATCGAGAAAGGCGGGAACGGCAAAAAAGGGTTTTTCGAATGTCACTTTTAATTATTTCATCATTTCTCATTTGTTGGACACCATTATCAATTTTAAATACTATTATAATATACAAAGGTTTAAGTGAGGGCATGGTAAAATTAAGACTATGCTTTCTAATCTTGGCATACGGAACAACTATATTCCATCCTTTACTCTATGCATTTGCAAGACAGAAATTCCAAAAGGTCCTCAGGAGTAAAATGAAAAAGAGAGTGGTCTCAGTTGTTGAGGCTGATCTGTCCCCCAACAATGCAGTAATTCACAACCCCTATTTAAATCCCAAAAAGAGCAAAAAATAA